The following coding sequences lie in one Streptomyces xiamenensis genomic window:
- a CDS encoding NCS2 family permease — translation MPPRPALIERADTFFQISARGSTLGREVRGGLATFFAMAYILVLNPIILSGAEDAYGNQLDFQQVVTVTALVAAIMTVLMGITANLPLALAAGLGINAMVAYQIAPRMSWPDAMGLVVIEGLILCALAATGLRQKVMDAIPMALKQAIGVGIGMFIALIGFVNAGFTAPGDGTPLSLGATGELTGWPVLVFCLGLLLTLALMARRTKGAILISIVVTTVVAIIINSIADIDDLAWGLTVPQLPDDIVGTPDFGLLGQFSLLGAFGEITWITVLLITFTLFLTDFFDSMGTAVAVSGEAGLLDEKGRVPRLGRLLFVDGLAAAAGGAASASSGTSYIESAAGVGEGARTGFANLVTGALFALALLFAPLAAVVPAQAAAPALVAVGFLMMTQVARIDWNDYTLAVPAFVTIAVMPFTYSITNGIGAGFVTYVLMKIATGRVREINWMLWLTGALFVIYFAIDPVQQVLGVS, via the coding sequence ATGCCGCCCCGCCCCGCGCTCATCGAACGTGCCGACACCTTCTTCCAGATATCGGCGCGCGGCTCCACCCTGGGCCGGGAGGTGCGCGGCGGGCTCGCCACGTTCTTCGCCATGGCCTACATCCTGGTACTGAACCCGATCATCCTCAGCGGCGCCGAGGACGCCTACGGCAACCAGCTGGACTTCCAGCAGGTGGTCACCGTCACCGCGCTGGTGGCGGCGATCATGACCGTGCTGATGGGCATCACCGCGAACCTGCCGCTGGCGCTGGCCGCCGGGCTCGGCATCAACGCGATGGTCGCCTACCAGATCGCGCCCCGGATGAGCTGGCCCGACGCCATGGGCCTGGTGGTGATCGAAGGGCTCATCCTGTGTGCCCTGGCGGCCACCGGGCTGCGGCAGAAGGTGATGGACGCGATCCCGATGGCGCTCAAGCAGGCCATCGGGGTCGGCATCGGCATGTTCATCGCCCTGATCGGTTTCGTGAACGCCGGCTTCACCGCCCCCGGCGACGGCACCCCGCTGTCCCTGGGCGCCACCGGCGAGCTGACCGGCTGGCCGGTGCTGGTGTTCTGCCTGGGCCTGCTGCTGACGCTGGCGCTGATGGCCCGCAGGACCAAGGGCGCCATCCTCATCTCGATCGTCGTCACCACCGTCGTGGCGATCATCATCAACAGCATCGCCGACATCGACGACCTGGCCTGGGGCCTGACCGTGCCCCAGTTGCCGGACGACATCGTCGGCACCCCCGACTTCGGCCTGCTCGGCCAGTTCAGCCTGCTGGGCGCGTTCGGTGAGATCACCTGGATCACCGTGCTGCTCATCACCTTCACACTGTTCCTGACCGACTTCTTCGACAGCATGGGCACCGCGGTCGCCGTCTCCGGCGAGGCCGGGCTGCTGGACGAGAAGGGCCGGGTGCCGCGGTTGGGCCGGCTGCTGTTCGTGGACGGCCTGGCGGCCGCCGCCGGCGGCGCGGCCTCCGCCTCCTCCGGCACCTCGTACATCGAGTCGGCGGCCGGCGTCGGTGAGGGCGCCCGTACCGGCTTCGCCAACCTGGTCACCGGCGCGCTGTTCGCGCTGGCGCTGCTGTTCGCCCCGCTGGCGGCGGTGGTCCCGGCCCAGGCGGCGGCGCCCGCGCTGGTGGCGGTCGGCTTCCTGATGATGACGCAGGTGGCCCGGATCGACTGGAACGACTACACCCTGGCCGTCCCGGCGTTCGTCACCATCGCCGTGATGCCCTTCACCTACTCGATCACCAACGGCATCGGCGCCGGCTTCGTCACCTACGTGCTGATGAAGATCGCGACCGGCCGGGTCCGCGAGATCAACTGGATGCTGTGGCTGACCGGCGCCCTGTTCGTGATCTACTTCGCGATCGACCCGGTGCAGCAGGTGCTCGGCGTCAGCTGA
- a CDS encoding 5-dehydro-4-deoxyglucarate dehydratase, which translates to MTTTSLATRLAGPLFFPVTAYGPDGALATDTYRAHLRAGIEAGAGAIFACCGTGEFHALTPQEFRTCVAAAVEEAAGRVPVVAGTGYGTALAVDFARSAEAAGADGLLALPPYLVRAEQHGLLDHYTRIAAATSLDVIVYQRDNAVFTPATVVELARVPGITGFKDGLGDLDLLQRVISAVRTEAPGEEFRYFNGLPTAELTQSAYRALGVDLYSSAVFCFAPEIALAFHTALATGDRDTAARLLDGFYRPLVELRDRGKGYAVSLVKAGVRLRGLDVGPVRAPLTEPTPAHVTELAALIERGLTLLGR; encoded by the coding sequence ATGACGACCACCTCACTCGCCACCCGGCTGGCGGGTCCGCTCTTCTTCCCCGTGACCGCCTACGGACCGGACGGCGCTCTCGCCACCGACACCTACCGCGCCCATCTGCGCGCCGGGATCGAGGCGGGCGCCGGAGCCATCTTCGCCTGTTGCGGGACCGGGGAGTTCCACGCCCTGACCCCCCAGGAGTTCCGCACCTGCGTCGCCGCCGCCGTCGAGGAGGCCGCCGGACGCGTCCCCGTGGTCGCCGGCACCGGCTACGGCACCGCCCTCGCCGTGGACTTCGCGCGCAGCGCGGAGGCCGCCGGCGCCGACGGACTGCTCGCCCTGCCGCCCTACCTGGTGCGCGCCGAACAGCACGGCCTGCTCGACCACTACACCCGGATCGCCGCCGCCACCAGCCTGGACGTCATCGTCTACCAGCGCGACAACGCCGTCTTCACCCCCGCCACCGTCGTCGAACTCGCCCGCGTCCCCGGCATCACCGGCTTCAAGGACGGCCTGGGCGACCTCGACCTGCTCCAGCGCGTCATCAGCGCGGTGCGCACCGAAGCCCCCGGCGAGGAGTTCCGCTACTTCAACGGACTGCCCACCGCCGAACTCACCCAGAGCGCCTACCGCGCCCTGGGCGTGGACCTCTACTCCTCCGCCGTCTTCTGCTTCGCCCCCGAGATCGCCCTCGCCTTCCACACCGCGCTCGCCACCGGCGACCGGGACACCGCCGCCCGGCTCCTGGACGGCTTCTACCGGCCCCTGGTCGAGCTGCGCGACCGGGGCAAGGGCTACGCCGTCTCCCTGGTCAAGGCCGGAGTACGGCTGCGCGGCCTGGACGTCGGCCCGGTGCGCGCCCCGCTCACCGAGCCCACCCCCGCCCACGTCACCGAACTCGCCGCGCTCATCGAGCGCGGCCTCACCCTGCTAGGACGCTGA
- a CDS encoding NAD-dependent epimerase/dehydratase family protein has product MSAAEPTGRTGSTVLLTGAAGGVGTLMRELLPAYGYTLRLLDVVPVPGAPEAITADLGDRDALREAVRGTDAILHLAGISLESSFEKILRANIEGTYNLYEAAREEGVRRVVFASSNHAMGYHPWPAAGADTPLLPADAPHRPDTFYGLSKCFGEDLAQLYWDKHGMETVSVRIGSLFPEPNSVRMLSMWLSPEDGARLFHAALTAREVGHTVVYGSSANTRLVWDLATARGLGYAPQDDSEKFAEKLIAEQGELDLANPDQAHLGGHFVTSPPQWPVGHRPHPTPEAD; this is encoded by the coding sequence ATGAGTGCCGCTGAGCCCACAGGTCGTACCGGATCCACGGTTCTGCTCACCGGAGCCGCCGGCGGCGTGGGCACCCTGATGCGGGAACTGCTCCCCGCTTACGGCTATACGCTGCGGCTGCTCGATGTGGTCCCCGTGCCCGGAGCCCCCGAGGCCATCACCGCCGACCTCGGTGACCGGGACGCACTGCGTGAGGCGGTGCGCGGGACCGACGCCATTCTCCATCTCGCGGGGATCTCCCTGGAGTCCTCCTTCGAGAAGATCCTGCGCGCCAATATCGAGGGCACCTACAACCTCTACGAGGCCGCCCGAGAGGAAGGCGTGCGCCGGGTCGTCTTCGCCTCCAGCAACCACGCGATGGGCTACCACCCGTGGCCCGCCGCCGGCGCGGACACCCCGCTGCTGCCGGCCGACGCCCCGCACCGGCCCGACACCTTCTACGGCCTGTCCAAGTGCTTCGGCGAGGACCTGGCCCAGCTGTACTGGGACAAGCACGGCATGGAGACGGTGTCCGTCCGGATCGGGTCGCTGTTCCCCGAACCCAACTCGGTGCGGATGCTGTCGATGTGGCTGAGCCCGGAGGACGGGGCCCGGCTCTTCCACGCCGCGCTGACGGCACGGGAGGTCGGCCACACCGTCGTCTACGGTTCCTCGGCCAACACCCGCCTGGTGTGGGACCTGGCCACCGCGCGCGGGCTCGGCTACGCACCGCAGGACGACTCCGAGAAGTTCGCGGAGAAGCTGATCGCCGAACAGGGCGAGCTGGACCTGGCCAACCCCGACCAGGCGCACCTGGGCGGGCACTTCGTCACCAGTCCGCCCCAGTGGCCGGTCGGGCACCGGCCGCACCCGACCCCCGAGGCGGACTGA
- a CDS encoding serine hydrolase domain-containing protein has protein sequence MLSETHGRTARGFEPVREELAALLAADPEHSAQVAAYLHGRPVVDLWGGPGLGGDALIGVFSSTKGAAYLTAALLAQEGVLHLDREVRHYWPRFAAAGKERVTLRQLLTHRAGAIGTEAGFGLAELADDRALAELLAPHPPYWNPDSGLFGYHTATIGALLGEVVRRATGRTLQQVYEERIRRPYGIEMFLGLPQEYEERVATVLPPQPLPENPFAPDRLGGIAGNEHRPDAGPLWEWPNSRSFRAGGQASAGGVGSARGLARLYAAAVHGTADEDGTRRPPLLRPDTYGGWALPQVAGQDLVLDIHRPYGVGFMIGLPFLGAGSFGHDGAGGSMAFADPRSGLTFGYVRRRFPVPGGAGPDAERLARTARACALALGG, from the coding sequence GTGTTGAGCGAGACGCACGGCCGCACGGCCCGGGGGTTCGAGCCGGTGCGGGAGGAACTGGCGGCGCTGCTCGCCGCCGACCCGGAGCACTCGGCGCAGGTCGCGGCGTATCTGCACGGCCGCCCTGTCGTCGATCTGTGGGGCGGTCCCGGCCTCGGGGGTGATGCGCTGATCGGTGTGTTCTCCTCCACCAAGGGCGCCGCCTATCTGACCGCCGCGCTGCTGGCACAGGAGGGAGTGCTGCACCTCGATCGCGAAGTGCGGCACTACTGGCCGCGGTTCGCCGCGGCCGGCAAGGAACGGGTCACCCTGCGGCAGCTGCTGACCCACCGGGCGGGCGCGATCGGCACCGAGGCCGGTTTCGGCCTCGCGGAGTTGGCGGACGACCGCGCGCTGGCCGAACTGCTGGCCCCGCACCCCCCGTACTGGAACCCGGACAGCGGGCTCTTCGGCTACCACACGGCGACCATCGGCGCGCTCCTCGGCGAGGTGGTGCGCCGGGCGACCGGACGCACGCTCCAGCAGGTGTACGAGGAGCGGATCCGCCGCCCGTACGGCATCGAGATGTTCCTGGGACTGCCGCAGGAGTACGAGGAGCGGGTGGCGACCGTGCTGCCGCCGCAGCCGCTGCCGGAGAACCCGTTCGCGCCCGACCGCCTCGGCGGCATCGCGGGCAACGAACACCGCCCGGACGCGGGGCCGCTGTGGGAGTGGCCCAACTCCCGGTCGTTCCGGGCCGGTGGCCAGGCGTCGGCCGGGGGAGTGGGCAGCGCGCGCGGCTTGGCCCGGCTCTACGCGGCGGCGGTGCACGGTACTGCGGACGAGGACGGCACCCGCCGGCCGCCGCTGCTGCGCCCGGATACCTACGGCGGCTGGGCGCTGCCGCAGGTGGCGGGCCAGGACCTGGTGCTGGACATCCACCGCCCGTACGGCGTCGGCTTCATGATCGGGCTGCCGTTCCTGGGCGCCGGGTCCTTCGGACACGACGGGGCGGGTGGCTCGATGGCCTTCGCGGATCCGCGTTCCGGCCTCACTTTCGGCTATGTGCGCCGCCGTTTCCCGGTACCGGGCGGTGCCGGGCCCGACGCGGAACGGCTGGCCCGTACCGCGCGGGCCTGTGCGCTGGCCCTGGGCGGGTGA
- a CDS encoding pectate lyase family protein, whose protein sequence is MPVRRLRAGALAGCAALAVGLLPLGATARAAGPACLPDPSRTVLGAGDGWGAAEGGVTGGSEADRAHTYTVTDRAGLVAALNDQDPTPKIIKIRGTVDVNTDDAGRVLGCADYAVDGYTIEDYLAAYDPQVWGWESEPEGPLEDARHASQLAQRERVRLSVGSNTTIIGEGRDARLLGASLSVQNAENVIIRNLTLEDAADCFPSWDPTDGQFGNWNSEYDAIELRGSRHVWIDHNTFTDGRNPDSGLPHYFGRLYQQHDGLLDIVRGTDLVTVSWNVFREHDKTMIIGNGDGAGADDRGRLRITLHHNLFHNVNERAPRVRFGQVDVYNNHYRQDEGGRFGYSWGVGFESRLVAEHNAFTLARGTTADRVIRPFNDGQSLTAGDNWFNGRPVDLIAAYHATGPARTVGEDAGWTPALRTRVDHPAAVPVLVGLYAGSGRLIG, encoded by the coding sequence ATGCCCGTACGCCGTCTGAGAGCCGGTGCCCTCGCCGGGTGCGCCGCGCTGGCCGTGGGCCTGCTGCCCCTGGGGGCCACCGCCCGGGCCGCCGGCCCCGCTTGCCTGCCGGACCCCTCCCGTACGGTCCTGGGTGCCGGTGACGGCTGGGGTGCGGCAGAGGGCGGGGTGACCGGGGGGTCGGAGGCCGACCGGGCGCACACGTACACGGTCACCGACCGCGCCGGGCTGGTCGCCGCGCTCAACGACCAGGACCCCACCCCCAAGATCATCAAGATCAGGGGGACGGTCGACGTCAACACCGACGACGCGGGCCGGGTGCTCGGCTGCGCCGACTACGCGGTCGACGGCTACACCATCGAGGACTATCTCGCCGCCTACGACCCGCAGGTGTGGGGCTGGGAGAGCGAGCCGGAGGGTCCCCTCGAGGACGCCCGGCACGCCTCCCAGCTCGCCCAGCGCGAACGGGTACGGCTGTCGGTCGGCTCCAACACCACCATCATCGGCGAGGGCCGCGACGCCCGCCTGCTGGGCGCCAGCCTGAGCGTCCAGAACGCCGAGAACGTCATCATCCGCAACCTCACCCTGGAGGACGCCGCCGACTGCTTCCCCTCCTGGGACCCCACCGACGGCCAGTTCGGCAACTGGAACTCCGAGTACGACGCCATCGAGCTGCGCGGCTCACGCCACGTGTGGATCGACCACAACACCTTCACCGACGGCCGCAACCCCGACAGCGGGCTGCCGCACTACTTCGGGCGGCTGTACCAGCAGCACGACGGGCTGCTGGACATCGTGCGCGGCACGGACCTGGTGACGGTCAGCTGGAACGTCTTCCGCGAGCACGACAAGACCATGATCATCGGCAACGGTGACGGCGCGGGCGCCGACGACCGGGGCCGGCTGCGGATCACCCTGCACCACAACCTCTTCCACAACGTCAACGAGCGGGCGCCCCGGGTCCGCTTCGGCCAGGTGGACGTCTACAACAACCACTACCGGCAGGACGAGGGCGGCCGGTTCGGCTACAGCTGGGGTGTCGGCTTCGAGTCCCGTCTCGTCGCCGAGCACAACGCGTTCACGCTCGCCCGGGGGACCACCGCCGACCGGGTCATCCGGCCCTTCAACGACGGCCAGTCGCTGACCGCGGGCGACAACTGGTTCAACGGGCGCCCGGTGGACCTGATCGCCGCCTACCACGCCACCGGACCCGCGCGCACGGTCGGCGAGGACGCCGGCTGGACCCCCGCGCTGCGCACCCGGGTCGACCACCCGGCGGCGGTGCCGGTCCTGGTGGGCCTGTACGCGGGCAGCGGCCGGCTCATCGGCTGA
- a CDS encoding Gfo/Idh/MocA family protein → MTTNSNSPLPVVLVGARGHGRWHLRNLRRLTASGAVTLAGICELQPLTAEELGEGLGAPVQSADLAELLERTGARIVIICTPIHTHADLALTAAGAGAHILLEKPPAPSLAEFRRMADGIAAAGVRCQIGFQSLGSHALPYLRGLIDGGAIGHVNGYGAAGAWVREEAYWQRAPWGGLRRTPDGRDVVDGVLTNPLAHAVATALHLAGADRAQDVDTVELELYRVNDIASDDTSAARITTQDGTRVVTAVTLAAERPGEPYVEVHGERGRITFWYKQDRVLLEREGHEPEYSDHSRTDLLENLIAHLRDPATALLVPPERTGAFMRLVEAVRTAPEPRVLPDAAWRTEPAVQGPRRVIDGVDALTAAGARRLALYSELGAPWAG, encoded by the coding sequence ATGACAACGAACAGCAACAGCCCGCTTCCCGTGGTGCTCGTGGGCGCCCGGGGGCACGGCCGCTGGCATCTGCGCAATCTGCGCCGGCTGACGGCGAGCGGCGCCGTCACCCTCGCCGGGATCTGCGAACTCCAGCCGCTGACCGCCGAGGAGCTGGGCGAAGGGCTCGGCGCCCCTGTCCAGTCGGCCGACCTCGCGGAGCTGCTGGAGCGCACGGGTGCCCGGATCGTCATCATCTGCACGCCCATCCACACCCACGCCGATCTGGCGCTGACCGCAGCCGGGGCCGGCGCGCACATCCTGCTGGAGAAGCCGCCGGCCCCCTCGCTGGCCGAGTTCCGGCGGATGGCGGACGGGATCGCGGCGGCCGGTGTGCGGTGCCAGATCGGCTTCCAGTCGCTCGGCTCGCACGCCCTGCCGTACCTGCGGGGGCTGATCGACGGCGGTGCGATCGGGCACGTGAACGGGTACGGGGCCGCCGGTGCCTGGGTGCGGGAGGAGGCGTACTGGCAGCGCGCGCCGTGGGGCGGTCTGCGCCGCACCCCGGACGGCCGCGATGTGGTGGACGGGGTGCTCACCAACCCGCTCGCGCACGCGGTGGCCACCGCCCTCCACCTCGCCGGGGCCGACCGCGCGCAGGATGTCGACACGGTCGAGCTGGAGCTGTACCGGGTCAACGACATCGCCTCGGACGACACCTCCGCCGCCCGGATCACCACGCAGGACGGCACCCGCGTGGTCACCGCCGTCACGCTGGCCGCCGAGCGTCCGGGCGAGCCGTACGTCGAGGTGCACGGCGAACGGGGCCGCATCACCTTCTGGTACAAGCAGGACCGGGTGCTGCTGGAACGCGAGGGCCACGAGCCGGAGTACAGCGACCACAGCCGGACCGATCTGCTGGAGAACCTGATCGCCCATCTGCGCGACCCGGCCACCGCGCTGCTGGTGCCCCCGGAGCGCACCGGCGCCTTCATGCGGCTGGTGGAGGCGGTACGCACCGCGCCCGAACCACGGGTGCTGCCGGACGCGGCCTGGCGCACGGAGCCCGCCGTGCAGGGGCCGCGCCGCGTCATCGACGGTGTCGACGCGCTGACCGCCGCCGGGGCGCGGCGGCTGGCGCTGTACTCCGAACTGGGGGCGCCCTGGGCCGGCTGA